A region from the Populus trichocarpa isolate Nisqually-1 chromosome 18, P.trichocarpa_v4.1, whole genome shotgun sequence genome encodes:
- the LOC112324942 gene encoding uncharacterized protein LOC112324942, with translation MAAMATGSSRRTSSGPVIRSLSPSGRFHQHFSRSPSASASSSPFAYSSSSFMSRSSTFFTRSSSPTRVNMYGHSTPSPSSSVRLNAVSPNRSISTVNPSRSHNHQVVRKQSTPKRTCMCSPSTHPGSFRCSLHKGTGFGSSTSSSNYSSNNNRLNARRSAMTNSLVRIGGVEGDLVRRALASLIRPSSHQQRRRTAFQSRPSRLSVMSKAES, from the coding sequence ATGGCGGCCATGGCCACTGGATCTTCTAGAAGAACCTCGAGCGGTCCGGTTAttcgctctctctctccatcCGGTAGATTCCACCAGCACTTCTCCAGATCTCCGTCAGCTTCCGCCTCCTCCAGCCCCTTCGCTTACTCAAGTTCAAGTTTCATGTCTCGCTCATCAACTTTCTTCACCAGATCCTCATCGCCTACACGGGTTAACATGTACGGGCACTCCACACCGTCGCCTTCTTCATCCGTCCGCTTAAATGCCGTCTCTCCTAACCGCTCAATCTCCACCGTCAATCCTTCTCGGAGCCACAACCATCAGGTAGTGAGAAAACAGAGCACTCCTAAACGGACTTGCATGTGTTCGCCGTCTACACATCCAGGCTCTTTCCGGTGCAGCCTCCATAAAGGCACGGGGTTTGGCAGTTCTACCTCATCAAGTAATTACTCTTCAAACAACAATCGGCTGAATGCGAGAAGATCTGCCATGACCAATTCGCTAGTGAGAATCGGCGGCGTGGAAGGTGATTTGGTGAGAAGAGCCTTGGCCTCTTTGATCCGGCCGTCTTCTCACCAACAACGCCGGCGTACAGCATTCCAGTCCCGACCGAGCCGGCTTTCCGTCATGTCAAAAGCTGAGTCTTAA